Part of the Candidatus Poribacteria bacterium genome is shown below.
AGGTCGGACCCCGGCGAGACGGAATTGAGCAAGGGATCGGAGACGCACGCGTCGGTTGCCTTCACGGAGCAGACGCCGTGTTCCGCCTCGCCAGGGTAGACGCGCGCTCGCGCCGCCTGTGCGAGGAGTTGCGCGCCGAGGCAGACGCCCAGATACGGCTTTCCGGCGGCAAGGACGCGGCGGATCAGACCGATCTGGTCGCGGATGGGCTGTGTGTCGTCGTAGACGCTGGCTGGTCCGCCGAGGACGATCAAGCCGTCGAACTCGTCGATGGACGGAAGCGGCGAGCCGAGATCGGCGCGCGACACGACGAGCCGGGCAGCCGCCGACAGTACGGGCTCGAAGGTCCCAAGCCCCTCGATGCTGTTCTGGACAACGGCGATGCGCGGCAGCATGGCGCGGTTCCCCTCAGACGCGGAGTTCGGCGTCGGCTCCCAGCAGGTCTCGGTGGGCGTCGATGAT
Proteins encoded:
- a CDS encoding type 1 glutamine amidotransferase, translating into MSGARLPRSMTSWQARWIPSSTPTETCWEPTPNSASEGNRAMLPRIAVVQNSIEGLGTFEPVLSAAARLVVSRADLGSPLPSIDEFDGLIVLGGPASVYDDTQPIRDQIGLIRRVLAAGKPYLGVCLGAQLLAQAARARVYPGEAEHGVCSVKATDACVSDPLLNSVSPGSDLLVFQWHGDTFDLPTGATLLATGDACVHQAFRIGRAWGVQFHVEADVAALRHWLEGPERSGYDIDCARHRLDPAELYSRLAAVEDDLRPVTESMARGFLAEVSR